CCGTCACCTGTGTCTTTGGCGGCTTCGAAGGCGAAAGCTATGCGGACATTCCCACAACGGTCCGCACCGTTGGGCTCGTACCGGAAGAAACTCGAGCGGCACGCGTCCAGGAGATGAAGGAAATCAGCGACTTCGCCAAGCTGCTGGGCGTGGATGCTGTGGGTCTGCACATCGGCTTCGTGCCGGAGGACACCGATTCCGACAGCTACAAAGATCTGCTGGCGACGACTCGTGACCTGCTTGATCACGTCAAGGCAAACGGCCAGAACCTGCACCTGGAAACCGGGCAGGAAACCGCAGATCATCTGTTGCACTTCATCGACGACGTGGCGCGCGACAATCTGTACATCAACTTCGACCCGGCCAACATGATTCTGTACGGCACCGGTGAGCCGATTGAAGCGCTCAAGAAGGTCGGTAAGCATGTTCGCAGCGTTCACTGCAAAGATGGCACATGGGCACCGGAAGGTCGACGCGGAAAAGAC
This DNA window, taken from Fuerstiella marisgermanici, encodes the following:
- a CDS encoding sugar phosphate isomerase/epimerase family protein; the protein is MTKWPIGVFASVDAGLGVNFDVVKDLGIPSIQLHAPHQANRTKETADAFLAKCSDAGVTVTCVFGGFEGESYADIPTTVRTVGLVPEETRAARVQEMKEISDFAKLLGVDAVGLHIGFVPEDTDSDSYKDLLATTRDLLDHVKANGQNLHLETGQETADHLLHFIDDVARDNLYINFDPANMILYGTGEPIEALKKVGKHVRSVHCKDGTWAPEGRRGKDWGCEVALGEGDVGMEAYLQTLKDIGYDGPLTIEREIPEDPVQQKADIGKAVSLLEELRAKVLG